In Neisseria dentiae, one DNA window encodes the following:
- a CDS encoding YggT family protein, which produces MIAQMLILLADGLAIVCLSRCLLQWAKLDYSHPLAQFCTQTTDWLVKPLRKAAPPLGRWDTACVLAAVLLYYAAYTLASLIVLPGGFGAKIIAANLFFAVLGILKATAYVLLLGLVLRMVLSFKNPYSSLQASLHKVFEPLSRPFVFLKFRRYDFSGSVLALMLWFWLSAILPQLTARLNLWLLN; this is translated from the coding sequence ATGATTGCCCAAATGCTGATCCTGCTGGCCGACGGCCTCGCCATAGTGTGTTTGTCGCGTTGCCTGCTGCAATGGGCCAAGCTCGATTACAGCCACCCGCTGGCGCAGTTTTGCACCCAAACCACCGATTGGCTGGTCAAACCCCTGCGCAAAGCCGCCCCGCCACTGGGCCGCTGGGATACCGCCTGTGTATTGGCCGCCGTGCTGCTCTATTATGCAGCCTACACATTGGCCTCACTGATTGTCCTGCCCGGCGGGTTCGGCGCCAAAATCATTGCCGCCAACCTGTTCTTCGCCGTGTTGGGCATTTTGAAAGCCACCGCCTATGTGCTGCTGTTGGGGCTGGTGTTAAGAATGGTGCTGAGTTTTAAAAATCCATACTCTTCTTTACAAGCATCTTTGCATAAAGTGTTTGAACCATTATCACGACCGTTTGTCTTTCTAAAATTCAGGCGTTACGACTTTTCAGGTAGCGTATTGGCCCTGATGCTGTGGTTTTGGCTGAGTGCAATCCTGCCACAGTTGACCGCCAGGCTGAATTTATGGCTGTTGAATTGA
- the proC gene encoding pyrroline-5-carboxylate reductase, whose amino-acid sequence MCPFAESKTMTIYFLGGGNMAEAIAGGLVKQGGYHVHIANRGAGKRERLARELGVQVSEKLPGLSADDVLVLAVKPQDMQAACAGLQTSGALVLSVAAGLSIDTLSRWLGGTRRIVRVMPNTPSKVGLGVSGLFAADGADEADKRLAQNIMAAVGETVWLENEAQMHAITGITGSGPAYVFYLMNALQAAAVQQGFDEKTARSLSLATFKGAAALAESSGEDFSTLQQNVTSKGGTTFAAVEAFNAHRLPEAIEAGVNACVARSQEMAQQFEAV is encoded by the coding sequence ATCTGTCCATTCGCAGAAAGCAAAACCATGACTATCTATTTTTTAGGCGGCGGCAATATGGCCGAAGCCATAGCGGGCGGTTTGGTGAAACAGGGCGGTTATCACGTCCACATCGCCAACCGCGGAGCCGGAAAACGCGAACGGTTGGCGCGTGAGTTGGGCGTGCAGGTATCGGAAAAGCTGCCCGGCCTCAGTGCAGACGATGTGTTGGTGCTGGCGGTCAAACCGCAGGACATGCAGGCCGCCTGTGCAGGTTTGCAAACCAGCGGTGCGCTGGTGTTGTCGGTGGCCGCCGGTTTAAGCATCGATACCTTAAGCCGCTGGCTGGGCGGCACCCGCCGCATCGTGCGGGTAATGCCGAACACGCCCAGCAAGGTCGGTTTGGGCGTTTCCGGCCTGTTTGCCGCCGACGGCGCCGATGAAGCCGACAAACGTCTCGCCCAAAACATAATGGCGGCGGTGGGCGAAACAGTGTGGCTGGAAAACGAAGCGCAAATGCACGCCATCACCGGCATCACCGGCAGCGGCCCCGCCTATGTGTTTTACCTGATGAACGCCTTGCAGGCCGCCGCCGTGCAGCAGGGTTTCGACGAAAAAACCGCCCGCAGCCTCAGCCTAGCCACCTTCAAAGGCGCAGCGGCACTCGCCGAATCAAGCGGCGAAGATTTCAGCACCTTGCAGCAAAACGTTACCTCGAAAGGCGGCACCACCTTTGCCGCCGTCGAAGCCTTCAACGCACACCGGCTGCCCGAAGCCATCGAAGCCGGCGTCAACGCCTGCGTGGCGCGTTCGCAGGAAATGGCGCAACAGTTCGAGGCCGTCTGA
- the dksA gene encoding RNA polymerase-binding protein DksA — translation MTKLTEQDILNWNGPEDDYMNADQLAFFRDLLVKLQDELIENANATTGHLQEHESAPDPADRATQEEEYALELRTRDRERKLLSKIQASIRSIDEGDYGFCQDTGEPIGLKRLLARPTATLSVEAQERREQLKKQFAD, via the coding sequence ATGACAAAACTGACCGAACAAGACATCCTCAACTGGAACGGCCCCGAAGACGACTACATGAATGCCGACCAGCTGGCATTTTTCCGCGACTTGCTGGTTAAACTGCAAGACGAACTCATCGAAAACGCCAATGCCACCACCGGCCACCTGCAAGAGCACGAGTCCGCCCCCGATCCCGCCGACCGCGCCACGCAAGAAGAAGAATACGCTCTCGAGCTGCGCACCCGTGACCGCGAGCGCAAACTGCTGAGCAAAATCCAAGCCTCCATCCGCAGCATCGACGAAGGCGACTACGGATTCTGCCAAGACACTGGCGAACCCATCGGCCTCAAACGCCTGCTGGCCCGTCCCACCGCCACCCTGTCGGTAGAAGCCCAAGAGCGCCGCGAACAACTGAAAAAACAGTTCGCTGATTAA
- a CDS encoding ComEA family DNA-binding protein has translation MKHYLFGALAALAAPLLLAAVNINTATAEELKALPGIGPSKAAAIVAYREQNGPFKSVDDLQNVKGIGAGILAKLREEATVGAGAAKKAQPAVKKPAGK, from the coding sequence CTGAAACATTATCTCTTCGGTGCCCTGGCGGCACTGGCGGCACCGCTGCTGCTGGCGGCGGTGAACATCAACACCGCGACGGCGGAGGAGCTGAAGGCGCTGCCGGGGATAGGGCCGTCGAAGGCGGCGGCGATCGTGGCGTACCGTGAGCAGAACGGGCCGTTCAAGAGCGTGGACGATTTGCAGAACGTGAAGGGGATAGGCGCGGGGATACTGGCGAAGCTGCGTGAGGAGGCGACGGTGGGGGCCGGGGCGGCGAAGAAGGCGCAGCCCGCGGTGAAAAAACCGGCCGGTAAGTAG